In one window of Harpia harpyja isolate bHarHar1 chromosome 11, bHarHar1 primary haplotype, whole genome shotgun sequence DNA:
- the TOE1 gene encoding target of EGR1 protein 1, which produces MARWRVPVVDVQNDNFTELWPSMVLALRTATFVAVDTELSGLGARKSLLSPCIEERYRAVCSAARTRSVLSLGVACFKQLPEKSENTYLCQIYNLTLLCTEDYIVEPQSVQFLVQHGFDFNKQYSQGIPYHKGNDKGNENQSQSVRTFFLELIRAKKPLILHNGLIDLVFLYQCFYAHLPDNLGTFTADLSEMFPAGIYDTKYASEFETRFVASYLEYAYKKCKRENCKLKDSSGPHLTVEFCNYPANMSRYIDYRHCSLEEESHNVGGGNKVPVCEKFSAYGWCPKGVKCPQSHNIDLIIDEDDKLWEEKRKKRKHKWKRQKNTEELAKVFEQESSGKEIELAQNGEEGPPRKQSCYEPAAATELAEITPNSEGRPLEENSTDMEPEVSSDTSMQREEELGSTEGTAAQVAAAVSPSAKGNVSDSDQVEGKSEVPAGVGSVNHPDIPKTEAACAAEKETHGPPSQGGTHRAGFDAFMTGYIMAYVWMLKKGKNTDAGAGPWLPDCHNKLYLSGKSVPLQIVKSLFSKSSKAHSQKMKLAWASG; this is translated from the exons atggCGCGGTGGCGGGTGCCGGTGGTGGACGTGCAGAACGACAACTTCACGGAGCTGTGGCCCTCCATGGTGCTGGCGCTGCGCACCGCCACCTTCGTCGCCGTGGACACG GAGCTGAGCGGCCTCGGTGCCAGGAAGTCGCTGCTGAGCCC GTGCATCGAAGAGCGGTACCGGGCCGTCTGCAGCGCGGCCAGGACCCGCTCCGTCCTCTCCCTCGGCGTCGCCTGCTTCAAGCAGCTCCCGGAGAAG TCCGAGAACACGTACCTCTGCCAGATCTACAACCTGACGCTCCTCTGCACGGAGGATTATATTGTCGAACCCCAGTCGGTGCAGTTCCTGGTGCAGCACGGCTTCGACTTCAACAAGCAGTACTCCCAGGGGATTCCTTACCACAAGGGCAACGACAAG GGCAATGAGAACCAGAGCCAGAGCGTTCGGACTTTTTTTCTGGAGCTCATACGAGCGAAGAAGCCTCTCATTCTCCATAACGGCCTGATCGATCTGGTCTTCCTGTACCAGTGCTTCTATGCTCACCTCCCAGACAACCTCGGCACCTTCACTGCTGATCTTTCGGAAATGTTTCCAGCAGGAATATACGACACTAAGTATGCTTCAGAGTTTGAGACTCGCTTTGTAGCATCCTACTTGGAGTACGCTTACAAGAAGTG CAAGCGAGAGAACTGCAAACTGAAGGACTCCAGTGGCCCGCACCTCACCGTTGAGTTCTGCAACTACCCTGCCAACATGTCCCGTTACATCGACTATCGCCACTGCTCTCTGGAAGAAGAAAGCCACAACGTGGGAGGGGGAAATAAGGTGCCTGTCTGTGAGAAATTTTCG gcctaTGGCTGGTGTCCAAAAGGGGTGAAGTGTCCACAGTCCCATAACATTGACCTCATAATTGATGAGGATGACAAGCTTTGGGAGGAGAAGCGGAAGAAACGGAAGCACAAATGGAAGCGTCAGAAGAACACAGAAGAGCTTGCAAAGGTGTTTGAACAGGAAAGCTCAGGGAAAGAAATTGAGCTAGCTCAGAATGGGGAGGAGGGACCACCACGAAAACAGAGCTGCTACGAGCCTGCAGCTGCTACAGAGCTCGCAGAGATCACACCTAACAGTGAGGGCAGGCCACTGGAGGAGAACTCCACGGACATGGAACCAGAAGTCAGCTCAGACACCAGCATGCAACGGGAAGAGGAGCTGGGGAGCACCGAAGGAACTGCTGCCCAGGTAGCAGCTGCTGTGAGCCCTTCTGCCAAGGGAAATGTCTCTGACAGTGACCAAGTGGAGGGGAAGTCAGAGGTTCCTGCTGGGGTGGGCTCAGTCAACCACCCAGACATCCCCAAGACTGAAGCAGCATgtgctgcagaaaaggaaaccCATGGCCCACCTTCACAGGGGGGCACACACCGAGCTGGCTTTGATGCATTCATGACTGGCTACATCATGGCTTATGTCTGGATgctcaagaaaggaaaaaacacagatgcTGGTGCAGGGCCCTGGTTGCCAGACTGCCACAATAAACTGTACCTCAGTGGGAAATCGGTGCCACTTCAAATAGTGAAGAGCTTGTTTTCTAAATCTTCCAAAGCTCACAGCCAGAAGATGAAGTTGGCCTGGGCCAGTGGATAG